The Vicinamibacterales bacterium genome contains the following window.
CGAGCGTGCGGCGCAGTTCATGATACCGGCGCAGGCGTCGCGTCACCAGTTCCCGACCCGCACGGCCGAGCTGATGTGTCAGTTCCGAGACGTGACGACCACGGAGCGCGAGCCGTCCCGGCCACCCGGCCAGCCCCGGACGGCCCTCCAGGCGATGCACCTGCCCTCGCAGCCGCTCCACGCGGCGCCGCTCGGCGTTGGACAGCCTGCCGTGCAGCCGGTCGATGCGCGCAAAGAACTCGTCCTTGCCGGCAACGACGATTTCCGCGCCGGCCGACGGGGTCGGCGCCCGCACGTCCGCCACGAAGTCCGCGATCGTCACGTCGGTCTCGTGTCCCACCGCTGAGATGACGGGCACGGGCGACTGGCTGATCGCGCGCGCCACCACCTCCTCGTTGAAGGCCCAGAGGTCTTCGATCGACCCGCCGCCGCGGCCGACGATGATGACGTCCACGCCCGGTACCCGCCCGATCTGCTGCAAGGCTCGCGCGACATCTGCGGCGGCGCCCTCGCCCTGGACGCGCGCGGGCCGTATCACGAGATGCGAGTTCGGATGCCGCCTGGAGATGACCTTGATGATGTCGCGGATGGCCGCGCCGTCCAGCGAGGTGACGATGCCGATCTTGCGGGGGAGCGCAGGGAGCGGCCGCTTGCGTTCGACGGCGAAGAGACCCTCCGACTGCAGGCGCTTCTTCAACTGAT
Protein-coding sequences here:
- the xseA gene encoding exodeoxyribonuclease VII large subunit gives rise to the protein MNDLFDLPFEEPEPEPEPVPPPPPSRHVWSVSELTAAIRDTLESRFAEIWLEGEISNCRLWNTGHLYFTLKDAGAQIKGVMFRSALRALRFKPEDGLHVVARGRVGVYDPKGEYQLVCEHMEPQGVGALQVAFDQLKKRLQSEGLFAVERKRPLPALPRKIGIVTSLDGAAIRDIIKVISRRHPNSHLVIRPARVQGEGAAADVARALQQIGRVPGVDVIIVGRGGGSIEDLWAFNEEVVARAISQSPVPVISAVGHETDVTIADFVADVRAPTPSAGAEIVVAGKDEFFARIDRLHGRLSNAERRRVERLRGQVHRLEGRPGLAGWPGRLALRGRHVSELTHQLGRAGRELVTRRLRRYHELRRTLDLFDLRRRLGVVRGRLSGVEAALRAGIVRAHHRADARFRGQAAHLESLSPLAVLGRGYAVCWDASRTRIIRDVDAVTEGDAVRVTLHRGELGCRVERKSE